The proteins below come from a single Petrotoga miotherma DSM 10691 genomic window:
- the rimO gene encoding 30S ribosomal protein S12 methylthiotransferase RimO: MKKFHIVKLGCPKNDADMEIFKGLLQNKGYKYESNPQIADYIFIDTCGFIEEAKKESIETIFEYISLKDNNKNLKVIPIGCLIQRYFTEFLKDIPEIDGLYGVLSPKTIVEKIENGDYFFKNDIPETLYDCKIRAIPVSHYAYVKIGDGCSRNCAFCSIPTFKGKPKSRSIEEINEEVEFLVSKGVKEIILVSQDNTLYGIDNYKKQALPDLLDKLNNIKGKFWIRVMYLHPDFLSEEIIESIHRNEKVLNYFDIPIQHISDKILQSMGRHKKRNELTKLFEKIRKDPSAIRTTLMVGFPGEKTADFEELVDFVKEVKFERMGSFKFSKEENTKSFTLPEQIDEQIKKQRQNELMAVQSEISKNVMEKYIGESLEVLLEEKEDNVFIGRSYLDAPDIDGNVYIKNYGDKELSLGEFVKVRITGSYEYDLEGEVAEYEHTKFVELF, encoded by the coding sequence ATGAAAAAGTTTCACATAGTAAAATTAGGCTGTCCAAAAAATGATGCAGATATGGAAATATTCAAAGGATTACTTCAAAACAAAGGATACAAATACGAGAGTAATCCTCAAATTGCTGATTATATATTCATAGATACATGTGGTTTCATTGAAGAAGCTAAAAAAGAAAGCATCGAAACCATATTTGAATATATATCCCTAAAAGATAATAACAAAAATCTAAAAGTTATACCAATAGGTTGCCTAATTCAAAGGTATTTCACTGAGTTTCTTAAAGATATCCCTGAAATAGATGGATTATATGGTGTGTTGTCCCCAAAAACCATAGTTGAAAAAATTGAAAATGGTGATTATTTTTTTAAAAATGATATTCCTGAAACTCTTTATGATTGTAAAATTAGAGCGATTCCAGTCTCACACTACGCATATGTAAAAATTGGGGATGGGTGTAGTAGAAATTGTGCCTTTTGTTCTATACCCACGTTCAAAGGAAAGCCGAAAAGTAGAAGTATCGAAGAAATAAATGAAGAAGTAGAATTTTTGGTATCCAAAGGTGTAAAGGAAATCATTCTCGTATCCCAAGATAATACCTTGTACGGCATAGACAATTACAAAAAGCAGGCATTACCTGATTTACTAGACAAACTTAACAATATAAAAGGAAAATTTTGGATCAGGGTCATGTATTTACATCCGGATTTTTTAAGTGAAGAAATCATAGAAAGCATACACAGAAATGAAAAAGTATTAAATTATTTCGATATTCCAATTCAACATATCTCTGATAAAATTTTGCAAAGTATGGGTAGGCATAAGAAAAGAAATGAATTAACAAAACTATTTGAGAAAATTAGAAAAGATCCATCCGCCATAAGAACAACGTTAATGGTAGGGTTCCCTGGAGAAAAAACAGCGGATTTTGAAGAGTTAGTAGATTTTGTAAAAGAGGTAAAATTTGAAAGAATGGGCAGTTTTAAATTTTCAAAAGAAGAAAATACAAAGTCATTCACATTACCAGAACAAATTGATGAACAAATTAAAAAACAAAGGCAAAATGAACTAATGGCAGTTCAAAGTGAAATTTCTAAAAATGTCATGGAAAAATATATAGGTGAATCTTTAGAAGTTCTTTTGGAAGAAAAAGAAGACAACGTTTTTATCGGAAGAAGCTATTTAGACGCCCCGGATATTGATGGGAATGTGTACATAAAAAACTACGGTGATAAAGAACTATCTTTAGGGGAATTCGTCAAAGTAAGAATCACTGGATCATACGAATATGATCTGGAAGGAGAAGTCGCTGAATATGAACATACCAAATTTGTTGAGCTTTTCTAG